The following are encoded together in the Anaerostipes caccae L1-92 genome:
- a CDS encoding phosphotransferase, protein MNDKYKILLDQYDLHVDYLKRGRGEIICGTDQGLFALSATKLSEERLAVEHQWKEELIDQGFTKIDQYIENKEHEFISYDKYYEPFVMRRTFNGTECNIHSPSDLSSACRNLASFHRASGRIPYRADYGTPHFSLTKSYHQRRRELKSIWKYIGSRKNKGDFEYLFLQEIQPFWKQLEDSSAKMEELTGLREGWCHGSYNHHNVLMGPHGTATLHFEHFYYGYPLTDLYYFIRKALEKNEYQFSICETMLKGYSKVQRLTMNDYSFLYVLFLYPEKLWKISNQYMNHKKHWVSPRYLNKLQDIVDLKEKREKFLLQYHNFYNVF, encoded by the coding sequence GTGAACGACAAATACAAAATACTTTTAGATCAATATGATCTGCATGTTGATTATTTAAAAAGAGGCCGCGGCGAGATCATCTGCGGCACTGATCAGGGGTTATTTGCCCTGTCTGCTACGAAACTGTCCGAAGAACGTCTGGCTGTCGAGCATCAGTGGAAAGAAGAATTGATTGACCAGGGATTTACAAAAATTGACCAATATATCGAAAACAAAGAACATGAATTTATTTCTTATGATAAATACTATGAGCCTTTTGTTATGAGAAGGACTTTCAATGGTACAGAATGCAATATCCACTCTCCTTCCGATCTGTCTTCCGCCTGCAGGAATCTTGCCTCTTTCCACCGCGCGTCAGGCAGAATTCCCTACCGTGCGGACTACGGAACGCCTCATTTCTCCCTGACAAAAAGCTATCATCAGCGGAGACGGGAGCTCAAAAGTATTTGGAAATATATCGGGAGCAGAAAGAACAAAGGAGACTTCGAGTATCTTTTTTTGCAGGAAATTCAGCCATTTTGGAAACAGCTTGAGGATTCCAGCGCAAAAATGGAAGAACTTACAGGGTTAAGGGAAGGATGGTGCCACGGTTCCTACAACCATCACAATGTATTGATGGGACCCCATGGGACTGCTACACTTCACTTTGAACATTTTTATTATGGCTATCCTCTGACCGATCTGTATTATTTTATCCGAAAGGCTCTGGAAAAAAATGAGTATCAGTTCAGTATCTGTGAGACTATGCTGAAAGGCTACAGTAAGGTTCAGCGCCTCACAATGAATGATTATTCTTTTTTGTATGTGCTTTTTTTATACCCGGAAAAGCTTTGGAAAATCTCAAATCAGTACATGAATCATAAAAAACACTGGGTATCTCCAAGATATCTCAATAAGCTTCAGGATATTGTTGATTTAAAAGAAAAAAGAGAGAAATTTCTTTTACAATATCACAACTTTTATAATGTTTTTTAG
- a CDS encoding phospho-sugar mutase — translation MNYQETYQEWLNNPYFDEATKEELKNIQDDDNEIKERFYSDLAFGTAGLRGIIGAGINRMNIYVVRKATQGLADYILEQGTDKKRVAIAFDSRHMSPEFADEAALCLAANGIKAYIFESLRPTPELSFAVRYYNCIAGINITASHNPPEYNGYKVYWEDGAQFTPPHDKGVTAKVNAVTDISKVKTMSREDAVSAGLYEVIGSEVDDAYIAEVEKQVHNQDAIDQMASKLKIVYTPLHGTGNLPVRRVLKDLGFQNVYVVPEQELPDGAFPTVSYPNPESKEAFELGLKLAREKDADLVLATDPDADRLGVYVKDSKTGDYIALTGNMSGSLLCEYVLSQKKAMNGSLPDDGAVVKSIVTTNLVDAVADGYGVNLIEVLTGFKFIGQQMLNFENTGKGTYLFGLEESYGCLIGTYARDKDAVSATVALCEAAAYYMTQGKTLWDAMTDMYEKYGYYLDKVKALEFAGLDGAEKIQNMLKSLRENPPKEIGGLKVLKSRDYQNDTITDLTTGETVPTGLPASNVLYYELENNAWLCVRPSGTEPKIKFYYGVKGSSMEDAEAIGAKIETWVGQFS, via the coding sequence ATGAACTATCAGGAAACATATCAGGAATGGCTTAACAATCCATATTTTGATGAAGCTACAAAAGAGGAACTTAAGAACATTCAGGATGATGACAACGAGATCAAAGAGCGGTTTTACTCTGACCTGGCTTTTGGAACAGCAGGCCTTCGCGGGATCATCGGTGCCGGCATCAACCGTATGAATATCTATGTAGTCCGCAAGGCGACTCAGGGACTCGCAGACTACATTCTGGAACAGGGCACGGACAAAAAGCGCGTTGCCATTGCTTTTGATTCCCGGCATATGTCTCCGGAATTTGCTGACGAAGCAGCGCTGTGCCTGGCAGCAAACGGCATCAAAGCATATATTTTTGAATCACTCCGTCCGACCCCGGAATTGTCCTTTGCAGTCCGCTACTATAACTGCATTGCTGGAATTAACATTACTGCCAGCCACAATCCTCCGGAATATAACGGCTATAAAGTATACTGGGAGGACGGTGCGCAGTTTACGCCGCCTCACGACAAAGGGGTAACCGCCAAGGTCAACGCCGTCACAGATATTTCCAAGGTTAAGACCATGTCCAGGGAAGATGCAGTCAGTGCCGGATTATATGAGGTAATCGGCTCAGAAGTCGACGATGCATACATCGCCGAAGTAGAAAAGCAAGTACATAATCAGGATGCGATTGACCAGATGGCATCCAAATTAAAAATTGTTTATACTCCTCTGCACGGAACAGGAAATCTCCCTGTCCGCCGCGTATTAAAAGATTTAGGATTCCAGAATGTCTATGTAGTGCCGGAGCAGGAACTTCCCGACGGGGCTTTTCCAACCGTAAGCTATCCAAATCCGGAATCCAAAGAGGCATTTGAACTTGGCCTGAAGCTTGCCAGAGAAAAGGATGCCGACCTTGTATTGGCAACAGATCCTGATGCCGACCGTCTCGGAGTCTATGTGAAAGATTCAAAGACCGGAGACTATATCGCTCTGACCGGCAACATGTCCGGTTCTCTTCTGTGTGAATATGTCCTAAGCCAGAAGAAAGCCATGAACGGATCACTTCCGGATGACGGAGCCGTTGTAAAATCGATTGTCACAACCAATCTGGTAGACGCAGTGGCTGACGGCTACGGCGTAAACCTGATCGAAGTGCTCACAGGATTCAAATTCATCGGACAGCAGATGCTGAACTTTGAAAATACAGGCAAAGGAACTTACCTGTTCGGTCTGGAAGAAAGCTACGGCTGCCTGATCGGAACTTATGCAAGGGATAAAGATGCGGTATCCGCAACTGTGGCACTCTGTGAAGCTGCTGCATATTATATGACTCAGGGCAAGACCTTGTGGGATGCAATGACCGACATGTATGAGAAGTACGGCTATTATCTGGATAAAGTGAAAGCCCTTGAATTCGCAGGACTGGACGGAGCTGAAAAGATCCAGAACATGCTCAAGTCTCTGAGAGAGAACCCGCCGAAAGAAATCGGAGGGCTCAAGGTATTAAAATCCCGCGATTACCAGAACGACACGATCACGGATCTTACCACCGGTGAGACAGTGCCAACCGGACTTCCAGCTTCTAATGTACTCTACTACGAATTAGAAAACAACGCATGGCTTTGCGTGCGCCCTTCCGGAACCGAGCCTAAGATCAAGTTCTACTATGGGGTGAAAGGTTCCTCCATGGAGGATGCAGAAGCTATCGGTGCCAAGATCGAGACCTGGGTAGGACAGTTTTCATAA
- a CDS encoding IS1096 element passenger TnpR family protein, translated as MGGYQIKVIIKNSRPPMWRRIFIPDCISFSGLHEIIQAAFQKSGRCLFRFEIPVHHQRIFDNSLLIDSYMKDKQFIDYTYILKGKTEFRIETEKLIPAYQNRFPEIIKYKGDFRADTRLEDLNLSMKENLCFLEDGTKEPSETLRKKTEDVPPSFSSDSLRDVYLQYTKDDLLEIAHIHQLDHCSQMEKPDLASYLSEYIIKPDAMGSFFLTLTDLEIRAFEAALDGYFPIDDEDIFDAFLDGGYCAVDEDDEIYIPPDVSASYSAMNTENFRKRRELTWKQIQYCYYCVRIFGAAPLEHIAELYNEYEQVQITPRDLINLYFLPSPHAFSFGYHNKMFVDSMLLEDPSLLEDISSIRKDYAYYHPSREEIFQGTFDNGQASLKFTSYLVDELGFQVTEAVDLTNRISYIMKVGADPEQIFEMLQKGDVAFADQEQADNFAGRMMDLYADTRLFIASGHTPAELEQMEHQEDS; from the coding sequence ATGGGCGGATATCAGATAAAAGTCATCATAAAAAACAGCAGGCCACCGATGTGGAGACGTATATTCATTCCTGACTGTATATCATTTTCCGGTCTCCACGAAATTATACAGGCCGCATTCCAAAAATCCGGGCGGTGTCTGTTTCGTTTTGAAATCCCTGTGCACCATCAAAGAATCTTTGATAATTCTCTGCTGATCGATTCTTACATGAAGGATAAACAATTTATTGATTACACATATATTTTAAAGGGAAAGACAGAGTTTCGGATAGAGACAGAAAAATTAATCCCCGCTTACCAAAACCGTTTTCCGGAAATCATAAAATATAAAGGCGATTTCCGTGCAGATACCCGTTTGGAAGATCTCAATCTCTCTATGAAGGAAAACCTCTGCTTCTTGGAGGACGGAACAAAGGAGCCTTCAGAAACCCTCAGAAAAAAAACAGAAGACGTCCCGCCCTCTTTTTCTTCCGATTCCCTCAGGGATGTTTATCTTCAGTATACAAAAGATGATCTTCTGGAGATTGCCCATATCCATCAGCTGGACCACTGTTCACAGATGGAAAAGCCTGATCTGGCCTCATATCTTTCTGAATATATCATAAAACCTGACGCTATGGGCAGCTTTTTTCTGACCCTTACGGATCTTGAGATCCGGGCATTTGAAGCTGCGCTGGATGGATACTTCCCCATTGATGACGAAGATATCTTTGATGCCTTTCTGGACGGAGGCTACTGTGCCGTTGATGAGGATGACGAAATTTATATTCCGCCGGATGTATCTGCATCCTACTCCGCCATGAATACTGAGAATTTCAGGAAACGCAGGGAACTGACATGGAAACAGATTCAGTACTGTTATTACTGTGTCCGTATTTTCGGAGCCGCGCCGCTTGAGCATATTGCAGAACTGTACAACGAGTATGAGCAGGTACAGATCACGCCCAGGGACCTGATCAACCTTTATTTTCTGCCAAGCCCTCATGCCTTCAGTTTCGGATATCATAATAAAATGTTTGTAGACTCTATGCTTCTTGAAGATCCCAGCCTCCTTGAGGATATTTCTTCGATCCGGAAGGACTATGCCTATTATCATCCATCCCGTGAAGAAATTTTTCAGGGAACCTTTGATAATGGTCAGGCATCTCTGAAATTTACTTCTTATCTGGTTGATGAGCTGGGATTTCAAGTGACAGAAGCTGTGGATCTCACAAATCGGATCTCTTATATTATGAAGGTTGGAGCTGATCCGGAACAGATCTTTGAGATGCTTCAAAAAGGCGATGTAGCCTTTGCAGATCAGGAACAGGCAGACAACTTTGCGGGGAGGATGATGGATCTTTATGCGGACACCCGCCTGTTCATAGCTTCCGGCCATACCCCTGCAGAACTGGAACAGATGGAACATCAGGAAGATTCCTGA
- a CDS encoding deoxyuridine 5'-triphosphate nucleotidohydrolase, with product MKKIAQFHKVSFGQFLESWQDTFEGTSEDEVRQIFDSIELPKRATRGSAGYDFYSPVDFELKPGETIKIPTGIRVYMEESWVLNLFPRSGLGFKFRLQMNNTVGIIDSDYFYSDNEGHIFVKLTNDSNEGKIVRVEAGTGIVQGIFMEYGVTIDDDAKEVRNGGFGSTTK from the coding sequence ATGAAAAAGATTGCACAGTTCCATAAAGTAAGTTTTGGACAGTTTTTAGAAAGCTGGCAGGATACCTTTGAAGGTACCTCCGAGGATGAAGTGAGACAGATTTTTGACAGTATTGAGCTTCCAAAGAGGGCTACCAGAGGTTCCGCCGGATACGACTTTTACAGTCCGGTTGACTTTGAACTCAAACCGGGTGAGACGATCAAGATTCCGACAGGCATTCGTGTGTATATGGAAGAAAGCTGGGTACTGAATCTGTTTCCGCGCAGCGGCCTTGGGTTTAAGTTCCGCCTTCAGATGAACAATACGGTGGGGATTATCGACAGTGATTACTTTTATTCAGACAACGAGGGACATATTTTTGTCAAGCTCACCAATGATTCCAATGAAGGAAAAATTGTGAGAGTAGAAGCAGGAACTGGGATCGTACAGGGTATTTTTATGGAATATGGTGTGACCATAGACGATGATGCAAAAGAAGTCCGCAACGGCGGATTCGGCAGCACAACCAAATAA
- a CDS encoding glucose-6-phosphate isomerase: MGKIKFDYSNAKDFIRDHEIDMIEKQVADAKEYLLSRKGPGNDFLGWIDLPVDYDKEEFARIKKAAEKIKSDSDVLVVIGIGGSYLGSRAVIEGLSNNFNNKLDKEVRKAPEVYFAGHNISGTYVKQLIDVIGDRDFSVNVISKSGTTTEPGIAFRIFKKLLKDKYGKEEANKRIYATTDKARGALKTLATDEGYETFVVPDDVGGRFTVLTAVGLLPIAAAGIDIDEFVKGFQDGREMFLNAPFNENPAMLYAAIRNILMRRGKGMEILANYEPNLHFISEWWKQLYGESEGKDGKGIFPASVDFSTDLHSLGQFIQDGSSNHFETVLNVEEPELDIVLEAEENDLDGLNYLAGKTMNFVNQNAMKGTILAHVDGGVPNLRFDIPKMDAYHLAQLFYTFESACGMSGYLNCVNPFDQPGVEAYKKNMFALLGKPGFEDRREDLLKRL, translated from the coding sequence ATGGGAAAAATTAAGTTTGATTACAGCAACGCAAAAGATTTTATCAGAGACCATGAGATCGACATGATCGAGAAGCAGGTTGCGGATGCGAAAGAGTATTTGCTGTCAAGAAAAGGCCCGGGAAATGACTTCTTAGGATGGATCGACCTTCCTGTGGATTATGATAAAGAAGAGTTTGCGAGAATCAAAAAAGCTGCAGAAAAGATTAAGAGTGATTCCGATGTATTGGTTGTCATTGGTATTGGAGGGTCCTACCTAGGTTCCAGAGCCGTGATCGAAGGGCTGTCCAACAACTTTAACAATAAGCTGGACAAAGAAGTGAGAAAAGCTCCGGAAGTATACTTTGCCGGACATAATATCAGCGGTACATATGTTAAACAGCTGATCGATGTGATCGGAGACAGAGATTTCTCTGTCAATGTCATCTCTAAATCAGGTACGACGACAGAACCCGGCATTGCATTCCGTATCTTCAAAAAGCTTCTTAAAGACAAATACGGAAAAGAAGAAGCAAACAAGCGCATCTACGCTACCACAGACAAGGCAAGGGGAGCATTGAAGACACTTGCCACAGACGAGGGATACGAGACTTTCGTTGTGCCGGATGATGTAGGGGGACGCTTTACAGTCCTGACAGCCGTAGGACTCCTTCCGATCGCAGCTGCGGGAATTGACATTGATGAGTTTGTAAAGGGATTCCAGGACGGAAGAGAGATGTTCTTAAACGCACCGTTTAATGAAAATCCGGCGATGCTCTATGCTGCCATCCGAAACATTCTCATGCGCAGAGGAAAGGGCATGGAGATCCTCGCAAACTACGAGCCGAACCTTCACTTTATCTCTGAGTGGTGGAAACAGTTATACGGAGAAAGCGAAGGAAAAGACGGAAAAGGCATCTTCCCTGCATCTGTTGACTTCTCCACAGACCTGCATTCTTTAGGCCAGTTCATTCAGGACGGATCTTCCAATCACTTTGAGACCGTGCTGAACGTGGAAGAACCGGAATTAGACATTGTGCTCGAAGCAGAAGAAAACGATCTGGACGGATTAAATTATCTGGCAGGCAAGACCATGAACTTCGTAAACCAAAACGCTATGAAGGGAACCATCTTAGCTCATGTGGACGGAGGCGTTCCGAACTTAAGATTTGATATTCCTAAGATGGATGCATACCATCTTGCGCAGCTGTTCTACACATTTGAGTCTGCGTGCGGTATGAGCGGTTACTTAAACTGCGTAAATCCATTTGACCAGCCTGGAGTGGAAGCATATAAGAAAAATATGTTTGCCCTGCTTGGAAAACCTGGATTTGAAGACAGAAGAGAAGACTTATTAAAGAGATTATAG
- a CDS encoding delta-lactam-biosynthetic de-N-acetylase: MRKVLLLFCIICMLGLAGCQKEEAQVETTKVISQGSNTKEGWWLKRNKEHQQPEFSQNVDLSKYDAYSVDTKAKNKKVMYLTFDCGYENGFTPKILDVLKKEKVPAAFFVTKPFIREDPDLVKRMKKEGHVVGNHTVHHKSMPTVSDRDNKQELIDCAEYCKKTTGYDMDMFMRPPMGEYSEHTLALTKKLGYKTIFWSMAYVDFNVNSQPGKDYVVQHFEENYHNGAIPLMHNVSQSNAEALETVIRNMKAKGFEFRSLKKLPDY, from the coding sequence ATGAGGAAAGTTTTATTATTATTCTGCATCATTTGCATGCTTGGTCTTGCCGGCTGCCAAAAGGAAGAGGCGCAGGTGGAGACTACGAAAGTGATCAGCCAGGGAAGCAATACAAAAGAAGGATGGTGGCTGAAACGAAATAAAGAACATCAGCAGCCGGAATTTTCACAGAATGTGGATCTGTCCAAATATGACGCATACTCTGTGGATACGAAGGCGAAAAATAAGAAAGTGATGTATCTGACCTTTGACTGCGGATATGAGAATGGTTTTACGCCCAAAATTTTGGATGTATTAAAGAAAGAGAAAGTTCCGGCGGCATTTTTTGTGACGAAGCCTTTTATCCGGGAAGATCCGGATTTAGTAAAGAGAATGAAGAAAGAGGGGCATGTGGTGGGAAATCATACGGTCCATCACAAGAGCATGCCAACGGTTTCAGACAGGGACAATAAGCAGGAACTCATCGACTGTGCGGAATACTGCAAAAAAACAACCGGTTATGATATGGATATGTTTATGCGCCCGCCTATGGGGGAATACAGCGAACATACATTAGCGCTGACAAAGAAGCTCGGATATAAGACAATTTTCTGGAGTATGGCATATGTGGATTTTAATGTGAACAGCCAGCCGGGCAAGGACTATGTAGTTCAGCATTTTGAAGAAAATTACCATAATGGAGCCATTCCGCTGATGCACAATGTATCCCAGTCTAACGCCGAAGCGCTGGAGACCGTTATCAGGAATATGAAGGCAAAAGGATTTGAATTCCGGTCGCTGAAAAAGCTCCCGGACTATTGA
- a CDS encoding 5'-methylthioadenosine/adenosylhomocysteine nucleosidase produces MKIGIIGAMEEEVESLISSMENAQKTSKASMDFYEGRLWGNDAVVVMSGIGKVNMAVCTQILIDCFSVDKLINTGVAGGLYKEIEIGDIVISSDAVQHDMDAVGFGYKPGEIPRMECSVFRADEELIREAEEACRKVNPDIRCFTGRVLSGDQFISSDEKKHRLIENFGGYCAEMEGAAMAQTAYLNKVPFVVLRAISDKCDDTATVSYSEFEEAAIKHIIRLIHGILDKEASNFVRQ; encoded by the coding sequence ATGAAGATAGGAATCATAGGAGCAATGGAGGAAGAAGTGGAATCTTTGATCTCATCTATGGAGAATGCACAAAAAACTTCAAAAGCTTCCATGGATTTTTACGAAGGCAGGCTCTGGGGAAATGACGCAGTCGTGGTTATGAGCGGAATCGGAAAAGTGAATATGGCCGTCTGCACACAGATCCTGATCGACTGCTTCAGTGTTGATAAGCTGATCAATACCGGAGTCGCAGGAGGGCTTTATAAAGAGATAGAGATTGGGGATATCGTAATCTCCAGCGACGCGGTGCAGCATGATATGGACGCCGTGGGATTTGGATATAAGCCGGGAGAGATCCCGCGAATGGAGTGTTCCGTATTCAGGGCAGATGAAGAACTTATAAGAGAGGCAGAAGAGGCGTGCAGGAAGGTCAACCCCGATATCCGTTGTTTTACAGGCCGGGTTTTAAGCGGCGACCAGTTTATTTCAAGCGATGAAAAGAAACACCGGCTCATAGAGAACTTCGGCGGATACTGCGCGGAAATGGAAGGAGCAGCCATGGCGCAGACAGCATATTTAAACAAAGTACCGTTCGTAGTGCTCAGGGCGATTTCCGATAAATGCGACGATACGGCAACAGTAAGTTACAGCGAATTTGAGGAAGCTGCAATAAAGCATATAATTAGACTGATTCACGGTATTTTAGACAAAGAAGCGTCAAACTTTGTAAGGCAATAA
- a CDS encoding TIGR03905 family TSCPD domain-containing protein, which produces MIYKTKGVCSNAIEFEIEDNVVKNVEFRGGCQGNTTGVASLVKGMQVDEVIERLSGIQCGFRGTSCPDQLSKALKEYKETR; this is translated from the coding sequence GTGATATACAAGACAAAAGGCGTCTGCAGCAATGCGATCGAATTTGAAATAGAAGACAATGTGGTAAAAAATGTAGAGTTTCGGGGAGGCTGCCAGGGGAATACTACCGGTGTGGCATCCCTGGTCAAAGGAATGCAGGTAGATGAGGTGATCGAACGCCTCTCAGGCATTCAGTGCGGATTCCGCGGAACCTCATGTCCTGACCAGCTCTCCAAAGCTTTAAAGGAATATAAAGAGACCCGATGA
- a CDS encoding undecaprenyldiphospho-muramoylpentapeptide beta-N-acetylglucosaminyltransferase: MKRIVLTGGGTAGHVTPNMALVPALEKEGYKISYIGSKDGMEKKLIEDIDLPYYGISSGKLRRYFDVKNFTDPFRVMKGYFDAKKTLKKLRPDVVFSKGGFVTVPVVIAAKHLGIPVIIHESDMTPGLANKLSIPSASRVCCNFPETVKHLPEGKAVLTGSPIREELFTGSREKGLKLCDFTSSRPVLLIIGGSLGSVAINNAVRENIDELLEDFQIIHICGKNNLETMLAGKSGYCQFEYVKKELKHLFACADVIISRAGANAICELLALRKPNILIPLGLNASRGDQILNAQSFQRQGYSYVLNEEEVTSKSLLNAVHEVYENRASYINAMNQSELSDPIGTIVKLANELSVK, translated from the coding sequence ATGAAAAGAATCGTATTGACCGGAGGGGGTACAGCCGGCCATGTCACTCCGAATATGGCATTGGTGCCTGCTCTTGAAAAAGAGGGATATAAGATCAGCTATATCGGGTCCAAGGACGGCATGGAAAAGAAATTAATCGAAGATATTGATCTTCCCTATTACGGAATTTCTTCCGGAAAGCTGAGAAGATACTTTGACGTAAAAAATTTTACCGATCCTTTCCGGGTCATGAAGGGATATTTCGATGCAAAAAAAACACTTAAAAAGTTGAGACCCGATGTTGTGTTCTCCAAGGGCGGCTTCGTCACCGTACCCGTGGTCATCGCTGCCAAGCATCTTGGCATCCCGGTCATCATCCATGAATCCGACATGACGCCGGGCCTTGCAAACAAATTAAGTATTCCAAGCGCCAGCAGAGTATGCTGTAATTTTCCTGAGACAGTAAAACACCTCCCCGAGGGCAAAGCTGTCCTGACCGGGTCTCCGATCCGTGAGGAACTCTTTACCGGTTCCAGGGAAAAAGGACTGAAGCTCTGTGACTTTACATCTTCCAGGCCGGTACTGCTGATCATCGGCGGAAGCCTTGGTTCCGTGGCAATCAACAATGCGGTCAGGGAGAATATTGACGAGCTTTTGGAAGACTTTCAGATCATTCACATCTGCGGAAAAAACAACCTGGAGACAATGCTTGCGGGAAAGAGCGGCTACTGCCAGTTTGAGTATGTAAAAAAAGAACTGAAACATCTTTTTGCCTGTGCGGATGTGATCATTTCCCGGGCAGGTGCCAACGCCATCTGTGAACTTCTCGCATTGAGGAAACCAAATATTCTCATTCCTCTCGGTTTAAATGCCAGCCGGGGCGATCAGATCTTAAATGCCCAGTCTTTCCAGCGGCAGGGTTACAGTTATGTCTTGAACGAAGAAGAAGTGACGTCCAAATCACTCTTGAACGCCGTCCATGAGGTTTATGAGAACAGGGCAAGTTATATAAATGCAATGAACCAGAGTGAGCTTTCCGATCCGATTGGAACCATCGTAAAACTGGCCAATGAACTCTCAGTAAAATAA
- a CDS encoding PHP domain-containing protein, with amino-acid sequence MIDLHMHSYYSDDGEYQPEELVKKCKEKGIQYMAVTDHNSVRAVGEGREAAQKEGIHFISGVEVDCTFKDRNFHVLGYGIDEQNPVFQKIEDNISVQSEEASVKMLEATRKLGFDVSESDMEKLTETMFWKNRWTGEMFAEVLLNKPEYRDHDLLLPYRPGGERSSNPYVNFYWDYYSQGKPCHVDITFPAMKEVISQIHESGGKAVLAHPGQNLRDHMELWEEIAVSGIDGVEAFSSYHTPEQALFFSHEAGEKQLFITCGSDFHGKTKPSISIRQHGYSGSWEELLKQLEGIL; translated from the coding sequence ATGATAGATTTACATATGCATTCTTATTACAGCGACGACGGGGAATATCAGCCGGAGGAACTGGTGAAAAAGTGTAAGGAAAAAGGAATTCAGTATATGGCTGTTACCGACCACAACAGCGTCCGGGCAGTCGGTGAGGGGAGAGAAGCAGCGCAAAAAGAAGGGATTCATTTTATTTCAGGAGTAGAGGTTGACTGTACCTTCAAAGACAGAAACTTTCATGTATTAGGCTATGGAATTGATGAGCAGAATCCGGTATTTCAGAAGATAGAAGACAATATATCAGTGCAGAGTGAAGAAGCTTCCGTAAAAATGCTGGAGGCAACAAGAAAACTGGGATTTGACGTGTCTGAGAGTGATATGGAAAAACTGACCGAAACGATGTTTTGGAAAAACCGGTGGACTGGTGAAATGTTTGCGGAAGTGCTGCTTAACAAGCCGGAATACAGGGATCACGATCTGCTCCTTCCATATCGTCCGGGTGGGGAGAGGAGCAGCAACCCATATGTGAATTTTTACTGGGATTATTATTCTCAGGGAAAACCCTGCCATGTGGATATAACGTTTCCTGCCATGAAAGAAGTGATCAGCCAGATTCATGAGAGCGGCGGGAAAGCTGTTCTTGCACATCCGGGACAGAATTTGAGAGATCATATGGAACTGTGGGAAGAAATCGCAGTTTCAGGAATTGACGGTGTGGAGGCTTTCAGCAGCTATCATACGCCTGAACAGGCATTGTTTTTCAGTCATGAAGCAGGAGAGAAACAGCTGTTTATCACCTGCGGAAGTGATTTTCACGGAAAGACAAAGCCGTCCATCAGTATCAGACAGCATGGGTACAGCGGCTCCTGGGAAGAGCTGTTAAAACAGCTGGAAGGGATTTTGTAA
- a CDS encoding helix-turn-helix transcriptional regulator, translating to MSLQECTVSTDQDRREVCPHGTIEFPCAGYDSVYSSHAINRIPWHWHEELEVIFLPSGTLDVRVPGKRFRMNAGDCLVINSNILHEAETSNECRLHSLVFHTDLISGSDSSVFYKKYMYPLISSCTLDCVLFSAEDTSGVSIRQCFMMAFDALANNREGYEFTVRECLSRLCFLLCTFYKPEISDTSAKPDQDSFRIKEMIHMIQSRYAEPLKLCDIAQAANIGERECLRCFHRTLGISPMQYLIRYRLSKGALLLINTNKSIAEISTRCGFDSPSNFSLTFKRKYQCSPREYRKNNKTLLSSALPL from the coding sequence ATGAGTTTACAGGAATGTACGGTTTCTACAGACCAGGACAGGAGGGAAGTGTGTCCCCACGGTACAATAGAATTTCCGTGTGCAGGTTATGATTCTGTCTATTCTTCTCATGCCATAAACAGGATTCCCTGGCACTGGCATGAGGAACTCGAAGTGATTTTCCTTCCATCAGGCACTTTAGATGTCCGGGTCCCGGGAAAACGTTTTCGGATGAATGCCGGAGACTGCCTCGTGATCAATTCAAACATCCTCCACGAGGCAGAGACCTCGAATGAATGCAGACTTCATTCTCTGGTCTTCCATACCGATTTAATCTCCGGTTCTGACAGCTCGGTCTTCTATAAAAAATATATGTATCCTCTGATCAGTTCCTGTACTTTGGACTGTGTGTTATTTTCTGCGGAAGATACGTCCGGTGTCAGTATCAGACAATGTTTCATGATGGCCTTTGACGCTTTGGCAAATAACCGGGAAGGATATGAGTTTACCGTCCGGGAATGTCTTTCCAGACTTTGCTTTCTTCTCTGTACATTTTATAAGCCTGAGATCTCTGATACTTCTGCAAAACCAGATCAGGATTCTTTCAGGATCAAGGAGATGATTCATATGATACAGTCCCGTTATGCTGAACCATTAAAGCTCTGCGATATTGCGCAGGCCGCAAATATCGGAGAGAGGGAATGCCTCCGCTGCTTTCACCGTACTCTGGGTATTTCACCTATGCAGTACTTGATTCGATACCGCCTGTCCAAAGGCGCCCTGCTGCTTATAAACACAAACAAGAGTATAGCTGAAATTTCTACAAGATGCGGTTTTGACAGTCCCAGCAATTTTTCTTTAACGTTTAAGCGGAAGTATCAATGTTCTCCTAGGGAATATCGAAAGAATAATAAAACTTTACTTTCCTCTGCACTTCCTTTATAA